One Poseidonibacter antarcticus genomic window carries:
- a CDS encoding SIMPL domain-containing protein: protein MKVKVLFLLALLLPISVFSYEISFNKRFTKLVTPDVLSTYVNINIENESEDFINKHIEKFSKYIKGNKTVQKKDGKFTLSPKYKYFKNTQKFMGYIGTLRYVIKSENANDLNKFIDDLINLENTFDRDNVKLMISSVSWNTSIELYDNSLDELRIDAIKWIDAYAQSLKNSLSKDCIVRNITINESNHQFLRAVNKESYSSKSVADIAPVNSSQEIHIEPKYLLECR, encoded by the coding sequence ATGAAAGTTAAAGTTTTATTTCTTCTTGCCCTACTTTTACCTATTTCCGTATTTTCATATGAGATATCTTTTAATAAAAGATTCACAAAATTAGTTACGCCTGATGTATTAAGTACATATGTAAATATTAATATCGAAAATGAATCTGAAGATTTTATAAATAAACATATTGAAAAGTTTAGTAAATATATTAAAGGTAATAAAACAGTTCAAAAAAAAGATGGTAAATTTACACTAAGTCCTAAGTATAAATATTTTAAAAATACACAAAAATTTATGGGATATATCGGGACACTTAGATATGTTATAAAATCTGAAAATGCAAATGATTTAAATAAATTTATAGATGATTTGATAAATTTAGAAAATACTTTTGATCGAGATAACGTAAAACTTATGATTTCAAGTGTTTCGTGGAATACAAGTATTGAGCTTTATGATAATAGTTTAGATGAATTAAGAATTGATGCGATTAAGTGGATAGATGCTTATGCCCAATCTTTAAAAAATAGTTTATCAAAAGATTGTATAGTTAGAAATATTACTATAAATGAATCAAATCATCAATTTTTAAGAGCCGTAAATAAAGAGTCTTACTCTTCTAAAAGTGTAGCAGATATTGCTCCTGTTAATTCTAGTCAAGAAATTCATATTGAACCAAAATATTTATTGGAATGTAGATGA
- the hisF gene encoding imidazole glycerol phosphate synthase subunit HisF, whose product MSSFAKRIIPCLDVDNGRVVKGINFVGLRDAGDPVEVAKRYNNEGADEITFLDITASHENRGTIVDIVKQVAKEVFIPLTVGGGIRKLEDIYKLLNVGCDKVSINSSAVSNPDLINESAKRFGSQCIVTAIDVKKVLDGSYHVFVKGGREDTGIDAVIWAKEVYERGAGEILLTSMDTDGAKTGFELNITEKISSMIDIPVIASGGAGTMEHMKEAFEHGASAALAASIFHFKEIDIMDLKRYLRDNNIPVRI is encoded by the coding sequence TTGAGTAGTTTTGCAAAAAGAATTATACCTTGTTTAGATGTAGATAATGGAAGAGTAGTAAAAGGAATAAATTTTGTAGGTCTTCGTGATGCAGGTGATCCTGTAGAAGTTGCAAAGAGATATAATAATGAAGGTGCAGATGAAATAACTTTCTTAGATATTACAGCTAGCCATGAAAACAGAGGAACTATTGTAGATATTGTAAAACAAGTTGCAAAAGAAGTTTTTATTCCACTTACAGTTGGTGGAGGAATACGAAAACTTGAAGATATTTATAAATTATTAAATGTAGGATGTGACAAAGTTTCGATTAACTCATCAGCTGTTTCAAATCCTGATTTGATAAATGAAAGTGCTAAAAGATTTGGTTCTCAATGTATTGTAACAGCAATTGATGTGAAAAAAGTCCTTGATGGTTCATATCACGTTTTTGTAAAAGGTGGAAGAGAAGATACAGGAATTGATGCTGTTATTTGGGCAAAAGAAGTTTATGAAAGAGGTGCAGGTGAAATTTTACTTACATCTATGGATACAGATGGTGCTAAAACAGGATTTGAATTAAATATTACAGAAAAAATATCTTCAATGATTGATATTCCAGTGATTGCAAGTGGTGGTGCTGGGACTATGGAACATATGAAAGAAGCTTTTGAACATGGTGCAAGTGCTGCATTAGCTGCATCAATTTTTCACTTCAAAGAAATAGATATTATGGATTTAAAAAGATATTTAAGAGATAATAATATACCAGTGAGAATTTAA
- the rsmA gene encoding 16S rRNA (adenine(1518)-N(6)/adenine(1519)-N(6))-dimethyltransferase RsmA: MENIKAKKKYGQNFLKDTTVLDKIIQSMPNNNNYVVEIGPGLGDLTKNLVKYKEMTAYEVDTDLISILESKFAIEIEEGKLELIHTDVLEAWDKQETLHDGKYDLIANLPYYIATNIILRAFEDKNCESIIVMIQKEVALKFSAKPKDKEFSSLGVITNMMSIESRILFDVPPESFDPPPKVMSSILYIRKDMNKTIDKDFNKFLKACFVQPRKKLSKNLSSIVDKKLISEYYEELGISDNIRPHEVSSSLYSQLYTKVRNGRN; the protein is encoded by the coding sequence ATGGAAAATATAAAAGCAAAAAAAAAATACGGACAAAACTTTTTAAAAGATACTACGGTTTTGGATAAGATCATCCAATCGATGCCCAACAACAATAACTATGTGGTGGAAATTGGGCCTGGATTAGGTGATTTGACTAAAAATCTAGTCAAGTACAAAGAGATGACTGCTTATGAAGTAGATACTGATTTAATTAGTATTTTAGAGTCCAAATTTGCAATAGAAATAGAAGAAGGTAAACTAGAACTGATTCACACAGATGTTTTAGAAGCTTGGGATAAACAAGAAACCTTACACGATGGTAAATATGATTTAATAGCCAATTTACCATATTATATTGCAACAAATATTATATTAAGAGCATTTGAAGATAAGAACTGTGAGAGCATCATTGTAATGATTCAAAAAGAAGTAGCTTTAAAATTCTCGGCAAAGCCTAAGGATAAAGAGTTTTCTTCACTAGGAGTAATTACGAATATGATGTCGATTGAATCAAGAATACTATTTGACGTACCTCCTGAATCATTCGATCCTCCACCAAAAGTTATGTCTTCTATACTTTATATTAGAAAAGATATGAATAAAACTATAGATAAAGATTTTAATAAATTTTTAAAGGCTTGCTTTGTGCAGCCTAGAAAAAAACTATCAAAAAATCTTTCTTCAATAGTTGATAAAAAGTTAATATCAGAATATTATGAAGAACTTGGAATTAGTGATAATATAAGACCTCATGAAGTTAGTTCATCTTTGTATAGCCAATTGTATACAAAGGTAAGAAATGGAAGAAATTAA
- a CDS encoding ribonuclease J: MEEIKQEETIVNTQAAIKTTEDKPVEEKQIIKKEEVKPSREANKANQKRKPNQNNKRPKAKLPTEMVGEGWINDLKKAFVTNEKIQKDRLNPHYKLNLNTNAKLRVTPLGGLGEIGGNMMVIETEKSAIIVDVGMNFPDETMHGVDILIPDFSYLREIKHKIEAVIITHGHEDHIGAMPYLFKEMQFPIYGTSLPLEMIGSKFDEHKMREYRKFFRAIEKRRPIKIGEFEVEWMHVTHSIIDSSAIAVTTEAGTMIHTGDFKIDHTPIDGYPTDLHRLAYYGEKGVLLLTSDSTNSHSPGFTRTEKTVGPTFDRIFAQAKGRVIMSTFSSNIHRVSQAIERGIKANRKVCVIGRSMEKNLDLAMGLGYVKFPKDSFIDAHEVNKYKDEEVLIITTGSQGEPMSALYRMAIHEHRHIKIKPNDQIVLSAKAIPGNEASVSGIINHLLKAGAKVAYQDYPDIHVSGHAAQEEQKLMLRLVKPKFFMPVHGEYNHALKHGKTGIDCGILERNLYIMNAGEQIEITPKYMKKVKTVKSGKVYIDNQLNHKISDDIVLDRQTMANEGVVMIVAQVNESDRTLAQRAKVTSFGLVPDKQDKFFAKEIEDLLATFLSNVKPGIFKNSRMLEDELRKVVRKHCIRKYKKYPMIVPTVFVQ; this comes from the coding sequence ATGGAAGAAATTAAACAAGAAGAAACAATTGTTAACACACAGGCTGCTATAAAAACTACTGAAGACAAGCCAGTAGAAGAAAAGCAAATTATAAAAAAAGAAGAAGTTAAACCTTCTAGAGAAGCTAATAAAGCTAATCAAAAAAGAAAACCAAACCAAAATAATAAAAGACCAAAAGCAAAACTACCTACAGAAATGGTAGGAGAGGGATGGATAAATGATCTTAAAAAAGCTTTTGTTACAAATGAAAAAATTCAAAAAGATAGATTAAATCCACATTATAAATTAAATCTTAACACTAATGCTAAATTAAGAGTTACTCCACTTGGTGGACTAGGTGAAATTGGTGGGAATATGATGGTTATTGAGACTGAAAAGTCTGCAATTATCGTTGATGTTGGTATGAACTTTCCTGATGAAACTATGCATGGTGTTGATATTTTAATCCCTGATTTTTCATATTTAAGAGAAATTAAACACAAAATTGAAGCTGTTATTATTACTCATGGACATGAAGATCATATTGGTGCAATGCCATATTTATTTAAAGAAATGCAATTTCCTATTTATGGAACATCATTACCATTAGAAATGATTGGTTCAAAATTTGATGAACATAAAATGAGAGAATATAGAAAATTCTTTAGAGCTATTGAAAAAAGAAGACCAATTAAAATTGGTGAATTTGAAGTAGAATGGATGCATGTAACTCACTCAATTATTGATTCATCAGCAATTGCTGTTACAACAGAAGCTGGAACAATGATTCATACAGGTGACTTTAAAATTGACCATACTCCAATTGATGGTTATCCAACAGATTTACATAGACTTGCATATTATGGTGAGAAAGGTGTTTTATTATTAACATCAGATTCAACAAATTCACATTCACCAGGATTTACAAGAACTGAAAAAACTGTAGGACCTACATTTGATAGAATTTTTGCACAAGCAAAAGGTAGAGTTATTATGTCTACATTCTCATCAAATATTCATAGAGTTTCTCAAGCAATTGAAAGAGGAATTAAAGCAAATAGAAAAGTTTGTGTAATTGGTAGATCAATGGAAAAAAACTTAGACTTAGCAATGGGTTTAGGATATGTTAAATTTCCAAAAGATTCTTTTATAGATGCACATGAAGTAAATAAATATAAAGATGAAGAAGTTTTAATTATTACAACAGGTTCTCAAGGTGAACCAATGTCAGCACTATATAGAATGGCAATTCATGAGCATAGACATATTAAAATTAAACCAAATGATCAAATTGTACTATCAGCAAAAGCAATTCCTGGAAATGAAGCTAGTGTATCTGGTATTATAAATCATTTATTAAAAGCAGGGGCAAAAGTAGCATATCAAGATTATCCAGATATTCACGTATCAGGACATGCAGCTCAAGAAGAACAAAAATTAATGTTAAGATTAGTTAAACCTAAATTCTTTATGCCAGTTCATGGTGAATATAATCATGCACTAAAACATGGTAAAACAGGTATTGACTGTGGTATTTTAGAACGAAATCTTTATATTATGAATGCTGGTGAGCAAATTGAAATAACTCCTAAGTATATGAAAAAAGTAAAAACTGTTAAATCAGGAAAAGTATATATTGATAATCAATTAAATCATAAAATTTCTGATGATATTGTACTTGATAGACAAACAATGGCAAACGAGGGTGTTGTTATGATTGTTGCTCAAGTAAATGAAAGTGATAGAACATTAGCACAAAGAGCAAAAGTTACTTCATTTGGTTTAGTTCCAGATAAACAAGATAAATTCTTTGCAAAAGAAATAGAAGATTTATTAGCAACTTTCCTTTCAAATGTTAAACCAGGGATTTTCAAAAATTCTAGAATGTTAGAAGACGAATTAAGAAAAGTAGTTAGAAAACACTGTATTAGAAAATATAAAAAATACCCAATGATTGTGCCAACTGTATTTGTACAATAA